The following proteins come from a genomic window of Oncorhynchus mykiss isolate Arlee chromosome 19, USDA_OmykA_1.1, whole genome shotgun sequence:
- the LOC118941508 gene encoding uncharacterized protein LOC118941508, which translates to MDVDVKLEEDEREISHTVIWSDSINAWIDYPNSTLSENTETGYHVGLLKEHTHVPPISPQTTSHGQILRLFPEMTGASDGENRAVELVYFCKDQDTIGTSEGISIKEQSWHLAPSSDILTGHASTFSGYFEAQINPTSQVSSQTQTNNKLPSDNVNIPSPSTAIHSVLTSPATESDCHLAVSTRPILPEYCEPLNFPSDEEEDYNANLSPRLQCQKTLEDKWICQCRGSYSRPNLRKFGRYWKDPYVKCKEIGVDFNVGSGAKQKLNLHLLTVGVMLEVSEYARIINRSRPHVIFDILDYNFVLGVQNEQQYDFSYRVENKLKEMLKIRSKRTPEWLTEVFDLPHPKTVTVLEYSLKWAQLNLQNSLSNPTPFDICIKEEPVVGLISPLHVTTESFSTETDVTRCADETAILGPENGRNDTCTRYEPYMGIVRPQHVQAETFPTQTDITSFMMPTVEEALRELYPICKGKGLDLVVKSKYGKNKKLDLHLLTRDVMFELADFASQVCGNRKQVVCEVLERNFDLDLKSGKTELAKDIMRKLGKVLKRKTGKHGIWRLELENEAFLKKSRKRKNPAEMSTSQKVTTASLEPKYQMKEVSKRRRLNLMSKKKDMDMLVTKETEGGHFSEVVQIEPRLVKIERISDETDLALCTDETKQIVVTNLDQSNVTSHTKNMVKAKACYPLCEEIGLDLDVTSKPSKQKLEFNLLTNGVIFEVYNYAGIKSNRQKRRSGCILIDILKYNFDLSLQNQRRNLFPLHICCKVKRLVQKHKSELVRKREISKEVFTIPSVLKSQAKTNVLSDYFPEKNMEKNARLAYPHHGKDTISVETAETVSTDEAAMLDRDNGPAEICIKEEEEEESDLHSEVKLVYFCKDQDTVRTSEEHLIEDGSWHESTPCNILPGNVFSLPQAPLPAAESGPFGSKTEPTSQI; encoded by the exons ATGGATGTTGACGTTAAACTAGAGGAAGATGAGAGGGAGATATCCCATACAGTAATTTGGTCTGATTCGATTAATGCCTGGATAGATTACCCAAATTCAACATTGTCAGAAAACACAGAAACAGGTTACCATGTGGGTTTACTGAAAGAGCATACACATGTACCTCCCATCAGTCCCCAAACAACAAGCCACGGGCAGATTTTACGTCTTTTTCCTGAAATGACCGGAGCAAGTGATGGGGAGAACAGGGCTGTCGAACTGGTTTATTTCTGTAAAGATCAAGATACCATCGGCACATCTGAAGGGATTTCAATCAAAGAACAGTCATGGCATTTAGCACCGTCCAGTGATATTCTGACAGGACATGCATCCACTTTCAGTGGTTATTTTGAAGCTCAAATCAACCCAACTTCACAGGTTTCTAGCCAAACACAGACCAATAATAAATTGCCCTCTGACAATGTTAATATCCCAAGCCCTAGTACTGCCATTCATTCTGTGCTAACCTCACCTGCTACAGAAAGCGACTGTCATTTAGCTGTATCTACTAGACCTATTCTTCCAGAATATTGTGAGCCATTGAACTTTCCCTCTGATGAAGAGGAAGACTACAATGCCAATTTAAGTCCAAGACTACAATGCCAGAAAACGTTAGAGGATAAATGGATATGTCAGTGTCGTGGCAGTTACTCAAGACCCAACCTAAGAAAGTTTGGGAGATATTGGAAAGATCCATACGTCAAGTGCAAGGAGATCGGTGTAGATTTCAATGTTGGATCTGGAGCGAAACAGAAACTGAATTTGCATTTACTGACAGTTGGTGTAATGCTTGAGGTGTCAGAATATGCTAGAATCATTAATAGATCTCGCCCTCATGTTATCTTTGATATTCTAGATTACAACTTTGTTCTTGGTgtacaaaatgaacaacaataTGACTTTTCATACAGGGTAGAAAATAAATTAAAAGAAATGCTGAAGATTCGTTCTAAGAGAACACCTGAGTGGTTAACAGAAGTCTTTGACCTTCCTCATCCAAAGACAGTTACAGTTTTGGAATACTCCCTTAAATGGGCACAGTTGAATTTGCAAAACAGCTTGTCAAATCCTACACCTTTTGACATTTGCATAAAGGAGGAGCCTGTTGTGGGCCTGATCTCTCCTCTGCATGTGACGACTGAGAGCTTCTCCACTGAGACAGATGTGACACGGTGTGCTGATGAGACGGCAATCCTTGGCCCTGAAAATGGACGTAATGATACCTGCACAAGGTATGAGCCTTATATGGGCATCGTCCGTCCTCAACATGTCCAGGCGGAAACCTTCCCAACTCAGACAGATATAACATCCTTCATGATGCCCACTGTAGAAGAAGCATTGAGGGAACTCTACCCAATCTGTAAGGGAAAAGGACTTGACCTTGTTGTGAAATCAAAATATGGGAAAAATAAGAAACTTGACTTGCATCTATTGACCAGAGATGTAATGTTTGAATTGGCTGATTTTGCCTCACAAGTGTGTGGAAATCGGAAGCAGGTTGTGTGTGAGGTTCTCGAGCGTAATTTTGATTTGGATTTAAAAAGTGGGAAAACTGAGCTGGCCAAAGATATTATGAGAAAGTTAGGAAAGGTTTTAAAGCGCAAGACGGGTAAACACGGTATATGGAGATTGGAACTTGAAAATGAAGCTTTCTTAAAGAAGTCACGTAAAAGAAAGAACCCTGCGGAGATGTCCACTAGCCAGAAGGTCACTACAGCATCACTTGAGCCAAAATACCAAATGAAAGAAGTATCAAAAAGGAGGAGATTGAATTTAATGAGCAAGAAGAAAGACATGGACATGTTAGTAACCAAGGAGACCGAGGGAGGCCATTTCTCTGAAGTAGTACAAATAGAACCTCGTCTTGTCAAAATAGAGAGAATCTCTGATGAGACTGACCTTGCACTTTGTACTGACGAAACAAAGCAAATTGTCGTTACCAACTTGGACCAATCAAATGTGACGTCTCACACCAAAAATATGGTGAAAGCCAAAGCGTGCTACCCACTCTGTGAGGAAATAGGTCTGGACCTTGATGTCACATCCAAACCATCTAAACAGAAACTGGAATTTAATTTACTGACAAACGGTGTAATATTTGAGGTGTATAACTATGCAGGGATAAAATCCAATCGTCAAAAAAGAAGAAGTGGGTGCATTCTCATTGATATTCTAAAATACAATTTTGATCTTAGTTTGCAAAATCAGAGACGTAATCTATTTCCACTGCATATTTGCTGTAAAGTGAAACGATTG GTTCAGAAACACAAATCTGAGCTCGTGAGAAAAAGAGAAATCTCAAAAGAGGTGTTCACAATACCGAGTGTGCTTAAAAGCCAAGCAAAAACAAATGTGCTTTCAGATTATTTTCCtgaaaaaaatatggaaaaaaaCGCAAGGCTGGCTTATCCTCATCATGGTAAAGACACTATCTCTGTGGAGACAGCTGAAACAGTCTCCACTGATGAAGCAGCGATGCTTGACCGGGATAATGGACCTGCTGAGATCTGcataaaggaggaggaggaggaggagtcagatCTTCACTCTGAGGTCAAACTGGTTTATTTCTGCAAAGACCAAGATACCGTCAGAACATCTGAAGAGCATTTGATCGAAGATGGATCATGGCATGAATCAACACCCTGTAATATCCTGCCTGGAAATGTGTTCAGCCTTCCACAGGCACCACTACCAGCTGCAGAAAGTGGTCCTTTCGGAAGTAAAACCGAGCCAACTTCACAGATATAA